From a single bacterium genomic region:
- a CDS encoding PD40 domain-containing protein, translating into MRLRHRLFIIAVMMYAINAWAQDGATTTPQDSAVAATPQETPLDSTQTLTPKLTELFTKLRTDSNNAALLYDIYKEYLKIGRRNYAVEFINASLRKDPTNMDVLYEKGELLLEMGKKKSAYEAFLLVMRDFKGQAYLDRIGPKFVSNFKITQITNNKFNDVMASYAPDGKSIIFQSDRSGNWDIFTMNPDQGESSVKKLTDDLEADENPAYSTDGKWIAFASTRDDKSTKEYKSRELYFMDKTGKRVTRLTSSYGGDNWSPIFLDTVTIAFSSDRSDFSSTPFAKKNTGIYTIERNGSFLFKMFYQDKMNYTDVAYKAVSNQFVFAQRADDSDFDLYMTSTDTKEKPINLTNHPKNDLQPSVSKNGNFITFVSDRDGNYEVYRMQADGRDQTRITNDDGDDVYPKFSPDGNKIIFSSNRNGKYQLYIASTEESSAVTVQSVIAILEKRIASSSDN; encoded by the coding sequence ATGCGGTTACGCCATAGGTTATTCATTATCGCCGTTATGATGTATGCGATCAACGCGTGGGCACAAGATGGCGCTACAACAACGCCTCAGGATTCCGCTGTAGCTGCGACACCGCAGGAAACGCCGCTGGATTCGACGCAAACACTGACCCCCAAATTGACGGAGCTTTTTACCAAGCTGCGCACCGACAGCAATAATGCCGCTTTACTGTATGATATTTATAAAGAGTATCTGAAAATAGGTCGCCGCAATTATGCCGTCGAATTCATCAATGCGTCGCTTCGCAAAGATCCGACCAACATGGATGTCTTGTACGAAAAGGGCGAATTGCTTTTGGAAATGGGAAAGAAAAAATCGGCGTATGAAGCATTTCTGCTGGTGATGCGTGATTTCAAAGGGCAGGCGTATTTGGATCGTATCGGCCCTAAATTTGTCAGTAATTTCAAAATTACACAGATAACCAATAACAAATTTAATGACGTCATGGCGTCCTACGCGCCGGACGGAAAATCTATTATTTTTCAATCCGATCGCAGCGGTAATTGGGATATCTTCACGATGAATCCGGATCAGGGAGAGTCCTCTGTCAAAAAACTGACAGATGACCTGGAAGCCGATGAAAATCCGGCTTATTCTACCGATGGTAAATGGATCGCGTTTGCCTCCACGCGGGATGATAAAAGTACCAAAGAATATAAGTCGCGCGAACTGTACTTCATGGATAAAACCGGAAAACGGGTTACTCGACTGACCTCAAGTTATGGTGGTGATAACTGGAGTCCGATTTTCTTAGATACCGTGACGATTGCTTTTTCCAGTGATCGTTCGGATTTTTCGTCTACACCGTTTGCAAAGAAGAATACGGGCATTTACACGATTGAAAGAAACGGCAGCTTCCTCTTCAAAATGTTTTATCAGGACAAGATGAATTATACGGATGTTGCGTACAAGGCAGTATCGAACCAATTCGTATTTGCACAGCGTGCCGACGATTCTGATTTTGATCTTTACATGACCAGTACGGATACTAAAGAAAAACCGATCAATCTTACAAATCATCCGAAGAACGATCTGCAGCCGTCCGTTTCCAAAAACGGTAACTTTATAACTTTTGTGTCGGATCGTGATGGCAATTACGAAGTGTACCGTATGCAAGCCGACGGGCGCGATCAAACCCGTATTACCAATGACGACGGAGATGACGTTTATCCTAAATTTTCACCCGACGGCAACAAAATTATTTTTTCCTCGAACCGCAATGGTAAGTACCAGCTTTATATCGCCTCGACGGAAGAGTCTTCTGCCGTTACGGTACAGTCGGTGATCGCTATACTTGAAAAAAGAATTGCATCGTCATCGGACAATTGA
- a CDS encoding shikimate kinase, with the protein MGSGKTTVGAFVAQRMNFPFFDTDHIIEKKTGRTVSDLFADFGETYFRDAETVCLKETVQNYHQGIFALGGGALLRRENQVLVKNSGALIHLAVSHAEIIRRIGRDGNRPLWDADRLDRLMEAREEGYRTADRSFDTDGFTAQSVADAVVRYIMNPPGIEKK; encoded by the coding sequence ATGGGTTCCGGCAAAACGACGGTCGGCGCATTCGTAGCGCAGCGGATGAATTTTCCGTTTTTTGATACAGATCATATCATCGAAAAAAAAACGGGCCGCACCGTCTCCGATTTGTTTGCCGATTTCGGCGAAACGTACTTTCGTGACGCTGAAACCGTCTGCCTCAAGGAAACGGTACAAAATTACCATCAGGGTATTTTTGCGTTGGGAGGTGGAGCGTTACTACGCCGAGAAAATCAAGTTTTGGTCAAGAACTCCGGTGCGTTGATTCATTTAGCGGTTTCGCATGCGGAAATCATCCGTCGTATCGGACGCGATGGTAACCGTCCTTTATGGGACGCGGATCGCTTGGATAGACTTATGGAGGCACGGGAGGAAGGATACCGGACAGCTGATCGGAGCTTTGATACGGACGGGTTCACTGCCCAATCCGTAGCCGATGCGGTGGTGCGATATATCATGAATCCGCCGGGGATTGAAAAAAAATGA